A region of the Leptospiraceae bacterium genome:
TGAGTAAGGTTATGGACCATGAAAAATCTGCTAGGCTTTCTTGTGTTTATTTTTTGATAGGAGCAGAACCAGAAGCGGCTAAAGTAAAAAGGAAAATTTACGTTGGTCAGACAGACAATTTCCAACAAAGAATGATTAATCATCGTAGCAAAAAAGATTGGATTGAAAATATTGTTATAATTCGTAGTCTACAAGAACTTAGTGTAAATGCATTAAAGTATTTGGAACATAAATTATTTATTTTAATTGATAAAGTCAATTACGATGCAAGTAGGAATAAACAGGAACCTCAGATGCCGAATTTTGCCTTAGAGGATAAAGCAGGGTATGAAATAATTTTAAAGAATATTCAGATTCTAATTCCAATGTTTGGATACGATATTCTTCGTAGTATGGATGTAGTTGAAGATTCTGAGTCAGAAACTTCAGTAGAAAGAAACATATTAAAATACAAAGGGGCAACAGGATACGCTTTACCTGATGGAAAATTTAGAGTAATAAAGGGTTCGACTGTTTCATCAGGAATAGCGGAACACTTTATCAATCATACTTTTAATGATCTACGCAATAGCCTTTTAGAAGAAAGGATAATTGAAAACTTAACTTTTACAGAAAGCTATGATTTTAAAAGCAAAAGTGCCGCCGCATGTGTTATAGCAGGAAGTTCGGTTAATGGTAAAGCGATGTGGAAAGGTAACGATAATGTTTGACGGTTACTTAGATGATCTATGTCCAGAGTGTTTATTAGATGAGGCAAATTCTTATTTGCTTCTCAATGATTCTGATTTTTACGAATGTCCGAAATGTAATTTACAAATTTCGTTTAGGGAATATCCAATTGCAACAGTTTTAAATTTTAGAGGCAAGGGAAAAATACGGACAGAAAAGAAAAGTATTTCCGATGAAGATTTCGGTGCAGGATTAGCACCAATGGATTCAAATAGTAAAAACTTTCTTTCCACTTCCAAATTATTTGAAGATGAAAATTCATTTAAAGAGTATATTTCAAAAATTCCTAACAGGTAGGTTTGCATGGCTATTAGAATGAAAGATTTTATAAATCCGAACGAGAAAACTCCTCGATTTTCAAAAGTGCTTGCAGCTAAAACGAGAAAGATACTTGAAGATTGCATTGAACCAGAATTTAAAGAAAAGGAAGGAAAGTCAAAAATCATAAGATTAAAAACGAAATCTGTTGAAGAAGATGGCTTTGTAATTACTTCCAATCCTTTGAAGGGCTATATTAAATTAGCCGATGCGAAGAAAAAGAAATGGGATCTTTATATTTATTGGTTTGATGAAGAAGAGGAAGTTGACCGATACCAGTTAAATGAATACGATAATATTAATGAAGTAATCTTTCATGGCTGGGTCGTTGATGAAGCTTAGAATAAAAAGTCTTCCAAAAGAACAACAAAGTCAGCGTTATTGATTGTAGTGGCACATTCGATACAAAATTTATTGCCAACAAATGCAATAAATTTCACTCAGTGACCGACTGGTTCACGGGATTGCAACATTGAGTTTGAGCGCGGATGCTGTCTACATAAACGAATGGATTGAATATATTCAACCCCTACTCACATCAATTGCTTTTCTTCATCTGTGGCTAATGGATACGAGGGTTCGTTATTCTTTTGAGAAATATGGCGGATAACGGTTAAGTTCGATTCAAAATCTACATCTTGCAATAGTTCGATGACTTTGAAAGTGGAGTCATTTACATGTTTCGCTTTAGCTTCCATAATTGCAGTAACTGTTTTTTTCTTGATGAATCCAAAAGGGTTAAATAGATTTTGCGCCAAAGATAGATTTGCTTCTCTTAGAAAAAGAAAAGAATTCATTTTAAATACTTTAATTACTTTTTGGAAGTCTTCTATTAAATTACTAGAACTAAATATAACACAACGAGAGGCTTTCTCTTCACGCGAGTATTGAATGATTTGTTTTAGGTCAGAAGATGTTTGTTCAGTAATGAAATAATAATTTTCTAATGCTAAACGAGATAATCTAAAAAATCTTTCCTGATAATTTTTATCTTTCTCCAGTAAAGAAATATCTTCTTTCAGAAAAACGGGATAATTACTAGTATGCGATTTTCTTTTTAAATAATAGTAAATGAATTTATAAGAGGGGCTATTCAGGATTTTCCAATCCATTAGCTCAACTGCCTTACAAAAATCTTCTATTTTGACTTGTTCTAGCGAGTAAAATCGAATTAAAATATTTCCCTGGATTTTTAATTTAGCTATAGCCATCTTACTTTCCAAAAAAAGATTTTATCAATCCAATTAACCAATTAGCAAAAATACTTTTATCGGCTTGCTCACTTAGTCCATCTGAAACTTTTTCGAAGCCATCCGAAGCTTTGTATATTTCGCTGGTGCTCTCAGATTTGTCTACTCTCCAACTTTTTCCAAGACCAACATTTTCATAAATTGTAGTATGAACTTTCGCATAATTGATATTATCTTTATCAATTGTTTTCGAATGAATCATATCAGTCATTTTGTTGTTTGTATCAGTGAATTCCTTTCTGGCTTTGTCGAATTCTTGTGTTTCGTTATTTTTGGGAAATAGTTCCATGAAGTTCACCTCTCTTGTTAAGATAGAAAGTTTTTAACTGATTTGCAAATCATTTTTCAATATCCCTAAGTATTATCTTAAAATAAGTAGGGATGTAAATATTTTGAGAAATGATAAAATATCTTTCTTTTAGTTCTAAAGTCTCGCGATTCGTAGCGTTAGCGATTGTAGTGGCACATTCGATACAAAATTTATTGCCAACAGATGCAATAAATTTCACTCAGTGACCAACTTGGTTAAAAGCATTGGAGCATTATGTTGCGACCCATAGAGAGCAACATTGAGTTTGAGCGCGGCGGCTGTCCACAAAAACGTAGGGGTTGAATAATTTCAACCCCCAACAACGAAATTGCGCCGCAACGCCCGAAAGAAAATTAACCTAGAACTTTCTTAAACTCAGCGGTTAAGGCAGGAACTACTTCAAACAAGTCAGCAACAACACCGTAAGTCGCTACTTTGAAAATAGGAGCTTCTGGGTCTTTGTTGACTGCGACGATGTATTTAGAAGAACCCATACCAGCCATGTGTTGGATAGATCCAGAAATACCGCACGCAATATAGCAATTAGGCGATACAGTTTTACCTGTTTGTCCAACTTGGTGGCTATGAGAAATCCAACCAGAGTCAACAGCCGCACGAGATGCACCTAACGCTGCACCAAGTAAGTCAGCTAGAGATTGTAACATTGGGAAGTTCTCAGGACCTTTCATACCACGACCACCGGATACGATGATAGAAGCTTCTGTGAGTTGAATTTTGCTTCCGCCGGATAGTTCAGTTCCAGTTACTTTTACTTTTACATCACCCGCTCCAGCCGCAGCAGCTTCGACTGCACCTGCACCAGCTTTAGAGCCAAGTTCTTGTGAGTTTGGACGAACTGTGAACGCTTGGATATCAGTGGTTACTTTGATGTTTGCGTAGGCTTTACCAGAATAGATTGGTTTTTTGCCGATCACTTTTCCACCGTCAACCGATAGACCAACAACGTCAGCTACAATCCCAGCGCCAATTTTTACAGCTACTCTTGGAGAGTAATCTTTTCCATAACCAGTATGTGGCATTAGAACTACGGAAGGTTTTTTTGCTTTTACGTTTTCGCTAATGATATTTGCGTAAGCCTCTGCGTTAAAATCGCCAGCATCAGCAGTTAACACCTTATCAGCCCCAACAGCACCTAAGTCACCAGCAAATTTTTCTGCACCGGCACCGATTAATAATACTTCTACTTGTCCTCCGAGGGTATCCGCGATTTTGCGCGCTGCGGAAGTTAACTCTCTAGAGATTTTTTTTAATTCACCGTCTTTGATTTCACCAACTACGAATACATTTGACATATCTGGCTCCTTATATAACCTTAGCTTCTTCTCTGAGAGCTTTTACTAATTGAGATGCAAATCCTGCCGCATCAGCCGCTTCTAATTTACGTCCAGCAATACGTGGTGGTGGAGGTTCAAGTCCAACAACTTCGATTCTACTTGCAGGTGCCCCAAGGTCAGCTGCTTGTTTTACATCGATAGGTTTTTTCTTAGCGGACATGATACCTTTTAAAGATGGGTAACGTGGCTCATTTAAACCTTTCGTAGCAGTTACAACAACAGGGAGTGAAGTTTCAACAGTAGCAGTTCCACCTTCTACTTCACGAGTAATTTTTGCACTTGTTCCATTGATTTCGATTTTGATTGCGAGGACTACGTGACCTGCACCAAGTTCTTCTGCGATTTGAACAGGAACTTGCGAACTATCAGTATCTATCGCCTGACGACCTGCGAGGATAATATCAGCAGCCTCAGCTTTTGCAAAATTAGCAATAAGTTGAGATGTAAAAAGGGAATCGAATGTATTGTAATCATCCACTTTAATGTGAACAGCCTTATCAACACCCATTGCATAGGAAGTTCTAAGAACATCCTGGACTCTATCGGGACCCACGGAAACAGCGATCACTTCCCCGCCGTTTTTCTCTCTGAGTTTGATGCCTTCTTCGATTGCAAATTCATCATAAGGAGAAATGATCCACTTGATTCCTGCTTCATTGATAGATTTGTCACCGAGTTTAATATTGGTTTCTGTATCAGGAACCTGCTTCACAAGCACGACAACTTTCATAAACGCCTCTTAAATATAATATTTTTGACTTTAATTGAACTTAATCTTGAAACCCGTATCCTAGAAAAGCCTTTTTTAGTACACCTTGTCTAATTTACGGCGTTTGTTTTGGGCGTTGCGTTTATCCAAGACAGTGGGTAGCTGCCCACTGTCTTGGATAAACGCCGCGCTTTCACTCCGGTCAAGTTTTTTCACACTTCGATACCATAACGAACACATTCGGTAAGCACAGTGAAAATGAAGTAAGAGGAAAAAACATGACCCCGTTCAATCGCTAACGCTAGTTCAATGGAATGCTTTAATTACATAGAACTGAATTACTGAAAAAGAAGTACTTACTTCGCTCATAACCCGGTCATTACCCGATATTCACCCGATTTCAGTCAGGGATAGATCGCGGCAAAGTTGTATTTATTACGGCGTATTGGTCTTTTTATTCACTACTTTGAATCAAGCTAGATAATACCAAGAATTCTGGTTTAGGGGTTGCATTAGATTTTTGTGTTATACGAATGGGCTGTCTCTAACTCGAATGTGCGGAAACGTTTCCGTGCATTCGTGAAAAACTGCATGGGATGTTACTTTTTTGACCTAAACAAAGTAGTAGTCAAACTACTTTGTTTATTTGTTCAACGAATAAAAATAAACCCGCTTACATTCCCGCATTCGAAAGATGGAGTTTATACAAATCTATTTGGATGAATCATTGGGAAGAGTTTCAGAGAATTTATGATAGAAGATTTTTATCGAAGTATGGAGAACTTTCAGAAGCAAAAATAGAAGAGGTTGAAAAGCTTTTAGGTTGTGGAAAATTCGAAAATGGTTTTCAAAGATATTCTTGTGAAGATTGTGATATAAATTTAATAGTTCCCTTTAGCTGTAAGTCAAGACTTTGTTTGTCCTGTTATCGCAAGAAACTCTTCGGTTGGTCTGTTAATTTATCCCATATTCTAAATTTGGATTTGCGGCATATTCATATTACCTTTACAATTGCAGGGACTGTATCTAATTTACTTTTTCAAAGACGATGTGAAGTTGAAGATATGATTTCTGTTGCGGCTGAAGTTTACAAGAAAGAATTAATCAAATTCGCAAGACTCAAATTCAAGAAGGAAAATATTACTATCAGCGGCAAAGATTGGTTACCTGGAAGTATTGCCACTCTACACAAATGCGGCAACAGCTTAAATTTCAATCCACACGTGCACCTTGTTGGAACAACAGCCATTATCCACAAAGAGACAAAGGAAGTATTGAATCTTTCTTTTTTGCGTTACAAGAAATTTGCGGTTTCATGGATGAAGTCATTTTGTAAACATTACGAAAAAGAAAAAGTTATCACAAAAGCGGAATCTCTTGTTATCCTAAACAAATACAAAAATGGTTTTCATGTTTACTTTCAGCCGATTGCAGGCGAAGAGAAAGAACCACTATTTAGAACAGCGGAGTATATTGCGTCAGGATTTTTTCATAATTCACAGATTCAAAAAGTAGACGATGATAAAAAGAAATTACTTTTCGATACAAGAGTTGGGTAGAGAAAGATACACGAGAAAAAAGTTTTCAAGAACAGACAATAGATGTCTATGAATTCATGGCGCGGATGTTGTTCTTTTTACCTGATCCAAATCGTAAGATGATTAGATATTATGGAATTTATGCCAATCGAATAAAAGAAAAGCTTGAGTTCATCGAACAACGAACCTGGGCGCAAGCGATTGAAAATAGTTTTGAGGCTAAACCACAAAGCTGCCCTGATTGTTTCAAAAAAATGCAGCTAACGGTTGTTTATTCCTACTCAGCTAGAAAAACCATTGACGGATTAAAAGAAACGCATATATACCTGAATGGATACTTTCGACCAAAGGCTCGTCCTCCATAAATAATCTCGAATTATTATTTTTGAATTTTGAATCCTATTGACAATTTATAAAGCCAGGTTTTTCTTGGATACTAGAGGAATATCCTTATCACAAAAGCTTTTAATTTTGGCTGCAAAAATTTTACCCCGTTTCGTTCAAAACATCATATTATGAGAGAAAGACAATCCTTTTTGCTTTAAGCTTTTAATTCGTGGGACAGAAGGAAAAAGAATTATGGGAGAAGTTGGATGCAAATTACTAGAAAGATATAATATATAATAGCCCCTTGAGTAGGTGTTCCTAATGTAAGTGAAAAGTCAGAGCTGAATGAACCAGGCGTGGGATTAAAATAAGGCGATAAAACATTTAAAGTACCATTAACTGTAATCATATTGACATTATAATTTGGTGAAGCATTCGATATCACTACACTGCCATCGGAATTTACAATAGCTGAATAAGTTCCAACTGAAGAACCATTCTCATCGTAAACTGAAACACTATAATTTCCCGACTTGAGAGAAACTGTGAAAAAACCTCCAGTTCCAGTAGTAGTCATAGTCCCAGTCGGTTGAAAAATTAAACTATATCCAACTAAAGCTGACCCATTTGATGAAGTTAGTTGGCCATTTACTATTGCATTTTGATTTTCGCCATTCCCATTATTACTATTAGAACTCCCCTGAGAGTCACTCGTACCCCCCCCCAGTAAGACCGAGCATCCAAAACCCAGAACTCGCCAAGGAACCTTTTTTCTTTGGTTCAAGACAAGCAGTAATCGATAACAAAATTAAATAACAAAATATTCCGAATTTCAAATTTTTATTTAACATTAAATTTCTCCGCATTTTTCATTTTTGTCAAGTTACACAGTGAACTAAAGAAATGTCAATCTTTTTAATATAAATAAGAGTTATTTTAAATTGTTCTTAAAATTAAGTCACTTCAGAATATTTATTTTTGCAGTTGCGATATTCATTTTCCTCTTAAAAAGTGTAGTTACAAAAAGATCGGTAGTGGATTTGTTGTTTTAATAAATAGAGGGAGATATTGAATTGAAAGGACTAGTTGTTGCATTAGTTATTTTTCACGTAATTTTACAAATTTTAATTGATAGGGAAGCTACGTTTATTGCAGACCCGTTATTGAAAGCGATTCAAGGTTTTTCACTGTATTCAAATCAATTTAGATCAGAGGAAATACTTTATATAGGAAAATGGGCTGATTCCAATTTCTCTTCTTTTGTTTTTGATAGTGGCTTTTCATTTATGGTTAACGGTAAATACATTGGAGTTTTTCCATTAATTTTCAGTCTTTATTCGGGTTTAATTTTAAAAATAGGAATTCAATCTATTCCATTTTTTGCATTTTTATTTATAGTTTGGGCATTTTATATTATTCATAAAAAATTAGAAATTCCAATACTTTTTTGTTTTTTGTATTTTTTTAGTTCTATATTAAACAACTCAGTCTTTGATTTAAATGAAAATCCTATTTACTTTTTTTTGAATGTAGCAGGATTTTCATTTTTTATAATTTATTTGAAATATAGTAAGAGTATAAATTTGGGCTTAGGTATTTTATTAATTTCTATAGCTGTTTGGTTTCGCCTGGAGTCTCTTTTATTTTTAATTTCATGTTCTTTGGCTTCGTTTTATTTCTTAATAAAAGATAAAGAGAAAGATTTTATTAAAGCAATAATAGTTAGTATTATTTTTGCTTTTCCTGTGTATTTATTTTTGTTTTGGAATTACTGGGACTATGGACATGTTTTAGGACCAAGATTTACTTATAATTTTGCGACTCATACCACAATCTTAGAAAGAATTGTACGCATAATTTCAATGTCACTAATATATAAAGATCAGACGGGTATAAAGTTAGGATTATTTATTTGCTCCCCATTTCTACTTTTATCATTGATCTACTTTCTTCGAAATTTTAAATCTCAGAATAATATTGCAGTATTTTCTTTTTTGGTTTTTTTAACTCAGTTTGTTCTCGTATCTTTGACTGCACCAAACGATGGAGTTACATTAACTGCTCGATATCACTTACTTAGTATTATTCCAGGAATAGTGCTATCCTATAATGCATTTATTTCTACAAAAACCAAACTTGAACTTTTTTTAACTAAAGCTAGTTATGGAATAGCAATTCTCTTAGGATTATTTTTCTCTATCGGATGGGTATTATTTGCAAAGGAAATTAAGAAATTCCAAAAAATTGCAATTCAAGAAGAAACAAATGTTTACATAGCCAAAAGTGAAATTCTATGTGCATCGTTTGGTCTTGAACACCTTAAAAAATCTATTTATTGTGTCAAAAATGAGGAGGCAGAAAAGTCTATTTTAGATAAAATATTTGCAAATCAAGAAATGAAACTTGTAAAATATATTTTAGAGTATAAAGAAAAAGACTTAAATAAGATAAAACCTCAAATTGAACAAAAATTTCAAAACGGGAATTTTCAATTAAAAAATACAGAAAATTATAAATCAGCCTATGTTTTAACTTTTTTAAGAGACTAACTAGCCGCTTTTAATTTAGGAGCACTGTTTCCTTCGATGACATTTAGAAGTTTCTGTGCTTTTTCGATTTTAGTTTTATCGGCGTTAGCCACTACAAGATGGGGATTTCTTTCGTTTATGATTGCATCTAGGGTTTTAACAACTGATACTTTTTTTTCCTGCCAATCATCGTTGTCGGGGTATAACATTACTTCTGATTCATCTATATTTTTAATTGGTAGATTTAAAATTCTAAAATTTCTAGAATTGATAATATTAGAAAATGCTTCGTAATCTGGAAAATAATTTCTAACATCGGTTACGGAAGGAATTTTTCTCATACTCAAATAAAACAAATCTAGGGTTTCTACCACTGACTCATAAAGAGCTTGTTCTTTGACTTTTGCCAATCTTTCTGCTTTTTTTGCTTGGAGTTCAGACATGTATTTTAGATTATGCGCATCATTTTTACTGGAGAATACTTCTTGTTCAACGGAAATTTTTTTCTTTGCATTAACCAATACTATATCTTGAAAAATAGAAAAGGGAAAGTATAAAAAGATTCTAAAATACCAAGGCATATATTGCATAAAAATTCTTTTTTCTAAGTTTTGATACACAGTAGAAAAACTACTATCATTCAGAAGACTTCTTAGATGTTTTTCATTTTTTTCGATTAAAGCTTTTAGAGCAGATGCCTTCCACATATCGTTTGGCGAAAGATTAGCCATACCAGTAACTAAAACTTTAAAAAATCCAGGATCTTTTCCAGTAAATACATGAATTGTATTTTTAGGCATTTGCCATTTTATGTAAAAAAAATTTTACCCCGTTTCGTTCAAAACATCATATTATGAGAGAAAGACAATCCTTTTTGCTTTAAGCTTTTAATTCGTGGGACAGAAGGAAAAAGAATTATGGGAGAAGTTGGATGCAAATTACTAGAAAGAAAAGTAGGAAGAGTAAGTCAAAAGATTTTTTTTTATAATATTCTATCATATGTAATTGTAGTTTTGCTAATGCTACTAACTGTGTAGTCAGTCGCCTAGTTTTTGTAAATCCTTTTCACTGACTATTTATTAATCTAAAAATGTTTCATTACCAATTTTGAAAATTAGCTTTTTCTAAATTGGGGGATAGAAATCTTAGAGGCAATATGTTTAAAATCCTCTTTAACACGATACAAAACTGGAACAAAAATTAGAGTCACACCAGTCGCAAACAACAATCCCCAGCCAAAAGCAAGCGATAGAGGTTGTACAAATGGGTCAAGTGTTGGAATTCCATAAGCACTTGGCACAAGTCCAATTACAGTACTAATAGTTGTTAAAAAAATTGGTCTCAGTCGAATCGCGCCTCCATTGATAATCGCCTCTTCGATTGACATTCCTTTTTGTCGTAACTCCTCTATAAAAGTAATTAACATTAAAGTATTTGCCACAATACTTCCACTTAGGGCAACAATGGCAAGTGTGCTCATAAAACTAAGAGGCATTCCGTGAATCATAAGCGCAAAAAGTACACCCACAATTCCAAAGGGAATGGATCCAATAATTACAGTAGTTGTTCCAATGGAATTAAAATATAAAATAAATATTCCAAAAATAACAGCCACAGCGAATAACATGGATATACCCAAGTCCTTAAACGATTTTCCGGCATCTTCTTGTTCACCACCAAATATAACCGAATAATCTGGATATTTACTTATGCTCACAGTTGTTTGTAGTTTTCTATTTACAAACAAAGAAGTAGTCTTTTTTGTATCCACTGACGCTTCTAGACGAACTACTCTTTGTAAGTCCTGACGATTGATCATGGAATAATCTCTTTCTTTAGCCGAGTATGTGACTTGCTCTAAAGGAATTAATCTTCTATTTCGATTTTCTACTTTTACTAAAGAAATACTTTTCATGGATTGTCGTTCTGACTCAGGAAAACGTACAAGTATATTGATCTTATCCTCTCCTTTGCTGATAGTAGAGGCTACTTCTCCGTTAAATGCAGTTCGAATCGACCTTGCAATGTCTCTAGCACTAATTTCTGCTTTGCTTGCAATCTCGTCTCTCACATGAAAACGATACTCTTCTTTTCCTAGTTCCAAATCCGTTCGTATATCCGAAACCCCATCTATTTTTTCCAATTCTTCCTTATATAGATTTGCAATTTCTTGGATGATCTTATAATCTGCTCCTCGAATTTCCAAACTAACTGGTTTACCAACAGGAGGTCCTTTGACTTTTGCATTTACATCATAAATCATATCTTTGGGGATATTCCCCATTTGCTTCGATTCTTCTATAAATTCTCTAATTTTCTGAACAAGAATTCTTGCATCTTTCCATTCTTGTCTATCCGCCGCAGGGACTAACTTTAAATTCAAATGAGAACGATGTACTTCGAGTCCAGGTTTTGGATCTACAATTGGATTTTCGTGAATTCCAATCCTGCTTCTAAGATACTTAAAATCTTTTCCCGCCATCAAAGTTACAGTAGGTTCCAATTTTTCCATGGTATCTAGATTTTTTTGGAGTGTAGAGCCAATTGGCATCCAGATTTTAATTTCAATGTCTTCCTCACTGCCAGAGGGAAACATTACGAACGGAAGAAATTTTCCAGCAGCAAATAAAGTCAAAAAGAAGATAATAGTAAATAGCCCCAAAACCAACACTCTATGTTTAAGTGCAAAGGTAATAGTCGCTTTATAAGCTTCTATTTTAATACCAAAAATTCCTTCCTTTTCTTCAATTGATTCATCCTTTACCTTAGCTTCTAGTTTATTCGGAAGAAATTTATTTAACCAATTTGGTAAAAACACTAACGCAAATAAAAGAGAACAGGCAAGAGTAATTAAAACAACAGCTGGAATTCCCAAAATAAATTTTCCAATGATTCCACTCATAAATAATAATGGGAAAAACGCCGCAGAAATCACAAGAAAGGAAACTAACAAAGGAACAAGCACATCTTTAAAAGTCTGAAGCACTGCTTCTTTTCTTTCATACCCTTCTTGCATTAGCCGGTAAGTGTTTTCAGCGACAACTATAGAATTATCCACCATCATTCCAAGTACCATCACCATTCCGAAAATGGTAATCGTGTTAATTGTAAATCCAATTTGTTTTATAAAAATAAAGGAAATGAAAAAAATGAAAATAATCGCAACACTAATCATCACACTCAATCGAAAGCCCAAAATAAATACAAGAGAAAGTAAAACAAGAGCCAGACCAGTTTCAAAGTTTAAAATCAAATCTCCTAACTGTCGGCGAACGTCTTTACTTTTGTCTTCGTAAATAGTAGTCTCCACTTCGGGAAAATTGCCCTCTATGGAAGTTGCGAGATTTTTTACAGCGTCTGCAGTTGTTATAATATCCGCCTGTTCATTTTTCCATACTCTGAGGATAATACTATTTTTACCGTTTAGCTTCTCAAATGTTTTTTCTTCTTCAAAAGTATCAAATACTTTTGCAACATCTTTTAAGAGAGTAGAAAATCCTATTTCATTTCCTAAAATTGGAATAGTAAGCATATCCTTTGCTTCTTCAAAGTCTCCTTTTGTGCGAAGAAGATATTCTGTGCCGTTTACTTTTAATCTACCGGATGGCATATTGATATTTCTAGACCCTAACGCATTTAAAAGAGTATTCAACCCTACTTCTTTTGCATTGAGAAGAGAAGGACTTACTTCTACTAAAAATTCTCTATTTCGATAACCTATTTTTTCAACTTCTGCAATTTCTTTGATTCGAAAAAATTTATCTTCAAATGCTTTTGCCGTATCACGCAGTTTTTTGTAGTCAGCAATTGGGTCTAAACTTTCTTGTTTTAAAGAAAGGGCGAGGCTAATTACTTCTTGTTTTTCGGTAGTAATCTCTCGGACTTTGGGTTTCTGGGCGTTATCCGGTAGACGTGTAGAATCAACTGCATCTCGTATATTGTCTAAAATTTTTTTAGTGTTCTTTGATCCTTCTACGAGAAAAATCATAATTACACTTACATTTTCTAAGTTATAACTTCGAACTTTGTCAATTCCAGTCACAGACTTCAATTGTTTTTCAATGGGAATTGCGATTAGCCGCTCAATTTCTTCAGGCGTTGCACCGGGGAGTGGCGCTTCAATTACAATTTTATCTAAAGCAACATTTGGGAATGCCTCTCTATGCATACTGAGTAATCTAGATAAACCAACTAACAAAAGTAAAAATAAAATAAATTGAATGATGAGAGTTTTTTCAGCTATAAATTTTCCGATTGATTTCATAAATGAATTCCTAAAATACTTTTACCTTTAACTAAATTTTTATTTACTAATATACATTCCACTGCGTAAATCCATTTTCTTTCGAACTCTAACTAATAAAATATCTTTTGTTATTAAGCTTCTTTCTTTCTGAAAGAAAAAATTAATCTTAGGAGTGGCAACTTTATAACTTGGATGCGATTCTAGAACTTCAAAAGTCATTTGATCTCCTAAAAAGTTCTTCATATCTTCTAGATAGTCAGCAGGAACTAGTACAAGCCTGGAATCTTCTATATTGATTATCTTGTAAAATTTCATCTTATCAAATAAAGGTTTCATAAGTCTTTTCGAATAAAAACTATACGATCTTTTAGAAGAA
Encoded here:
- a CDS encoding efflux RND transporter permease subunit, encoding MKSIGKFIAEKTLIIQFILFLLLLVGLSRLLSMHREAFPNVALDKIVIEAPLPGATPEEIERLIAIPIEKQLKSVTGIDKVRSYNLENVSVIMIFLVEGSKNTKKILDNIRDAVDSTRLPDNAQKPKVREITTEKQEVISLALSLKQESLDPIADYKKLRDTAKAFEDKFFRIKEIAEVEKIGYRNREFLVEVSPSLLNAKEVGLNTLLNALGSRNINMPSGRLKVNGTEYLLRTKGDFEEAKDMLTIPILGNEIGFSTLLKDVAKVFDTFEEEKTFEKLNGKNSIILRVWKNEQADIITTADAVKNLATSIEGNFPEVETTIYEDKSKDVRRQLGDLILNFETGLALVLLSLVFILGFRLSVMISVAIIFIFFISFIFIKQIGFTINTITIFGMVMVLGMMVDNSIVVAENTYRLMQEGYERKEAVLQTFKDVLVPLLVSFLVISAAFFPLLFMSGIIGKFILGIPAVVLITLACSLLFALVFLPNWLNKFLPNKLEAKVKDESIEEKEGIFGIKIEAYKATITFALKHRVLVLGLFTIIFFLTLFAAGKFLPFVMFPSGSEEDIEIKIWMPIGSTLQKNLDTMEKLEPTVTLMAGKDFKYLRSRIGIHENPIVDPKPGLEVHRSHLNLKLVPAADRQEWKDARILVQKIREFIEESKQMGNIPKDMIYDVNAKVKGPPVGKPVSLEIRGADYKIIQEIANLYKEELEKIDGVSDIRTDLELGKEEYRFHVRDEIASKAEISARDIARSIRTAFNGEVASTISKGEDKINILVRFPESERQSMKSISLVKVENRNRRLIPLEQVTYSAKERDYSMINRQDLQRVVRLEASVDTKKTTSLFVNRKLQTTVSISKYPDYSVIFGGEQEDAGKSFKDLGISMLFAVAVIFGIFILYFNSIGTTTVIIGSIPFGIVGVLFALMIHGMPLSFMSTLAIVALSGSIVANTLMLITFIEELRQKGMSIEEAIINGGAIRLRPIFLTTISTVIGLVPSAYGIPTLDPFVQPLSLAFGWGLLFATGVTLIFVPVLYRVKEDFKHIASKISIPQFRKS